Genomic DNA from Alosa alosa isolate M-15738 ecotype Scorff River chromosome 6, AALO_Geno_1.1, whole genome shotgun sequence:
GTCTCTTTTTTCTTTAGCTTTTTTGACAGAAGAGCGTCGCCACAGTTCAGAATGTCAGTAGACGAGGCCGTGCCATTCTCGGACTCCGCAACCAAATCCATCTGAGAAAGCAGGACGGCAGTTCATAATTACAGGTGGGTTTCCACAGATGGGTGCAAGTGCAACAGTCAGAACGCAATCAATAAACCAAGTAGTCATGAACTAAATAAACACATAACTTACTATTTTCCTAAACAGCTCCAGCTCATTGTCAGCATAATCAGATGACATGCGGGTCACATCCGTCTCCGCTAAATTTACCTTTACGAGAATGTCAACAGATTTGAGAAGATCAGTGgtcacacgcacacgtacaacctaccaaacacaacacatacaccactatttTACCTACCAAAGCATAATACTGAAGACCATCTTCTTCTGACATTCCCTTTCTGACATGCATGAACATGGGCTGCAGGTGCATGTTAATGACATCTATGAACTCATCCAATCTGTCCTGACTATAGTTGGCTGcatgaaagagacaaagagaagacATTGAATGGATAGTATAGCAGACTAAGGTACACTATTTTTGCTGGGGAGTTATTTACCACCAGCAACTTCACAGCAGTGTTTATGTAAGGCCTTGGCCTGAGAGCCATCAATAATGCCATTGCTCATCATCGTTTGTAAGAACCGGCGGTGACTGTCCCCCATTGGCCGTGCCATGCCCAGCCGGAAGATAAGGTCATATGTCGACCTTGCTGTATCTAGAGAAAACTGTTCACATAGCAACGCGGTTAGTAAGACTTGATATCCTACCCCCccgacatgcacacacacagatgtcagcAATGCAAGTATAACAGTTGAAGCGCATTAAATGTGTTAAATAGCGGCGAAAATTGTGTAACGGTTTGCCATTAATATTTAACAATATTCTGCCTGTTAGCAAGGTCTGTCAACGCGTAAAGGTCTGTCCAAGACTCGAGATCAGCTATGAGTCTTTCTTGTTGGGGGTTTCACTGAGTCGTTCGAGTTTGACGTGTCCAAAAGTCTTTCTTTTCAATTAATGTCTAGGCTGTCAAACTGCAAGTTGGTTTTCTAAACATTCTACAGACTGCGACCACCACCAGTCCTGTTTACATTAAGCCGAGTACATAATATGCAGAAGTACTCCCGTTTTagcctattttatacagtctaggTTTTTAGACCTTCGGTCCACATAAAACCAGATATATTTCGACACTAAAAAAAGATACTTTTCGAGAACTATCTGTAGATTGATACTATTAAAATCATAATCTTTTGATCGTTGCTACAGAGTGCGCCAGGGTCATTGTTTAGTTCAGTTGTGCTAGATGTGGTATACAGTAGTAGAGCTCTACACATGGCTTAAGGTAGCAATCTAAACGGTTAGCAATCCAATCTACAGACGGGACGAAAGCCTAACTTATCGCAGACAGTTTCTTTGTCCCGTAACGTTATTGTCATAATGCACTTTAATCAGCAATAATGTTAACTCATGCTACAGAGCTAACGTTACAACAACTGACTTGACAGTAATCTTAGCTAAGATAGCTAGCAGCTATCAGATATATCTCCCCGCTGCGCCCagggacaactgaaacaacaataTCAATGAAAACATGTCGCCAGCCGTGTTGTAACGAAGAAATGTGGCATTCGTCAAACAATCTTACCGATATTTGCTAACTAGCTGTGTGACACCAAAACAAGACCTGGTCCCTCTGTTTTAGCACCGTCTATGGTAGCTAGAACTCCCCCTCTCTATTTGAAAACTCTTCCCGTTTGTCAATCCCGCGCGCCAGAATTTTTACCCCCGCCTTTACGCGCGAATGTGACGTAATTTCCCAGTTTGTAGCACTCataccagagacggttgataaagcgagacgattcataagagggtaaatGCTGGCACGTTGTGACGTGGGATTCGAAGCTGTCACGCCCATTTAGGAGTCTAGCGGGAGGTCCAGTGTGTATTCCTTtgggagaaatgaacattttcacagaatatgaccaatcccttagccctacattcagcgatgtaagtttTGAACCCAATTTCTAGAAGCCACTTGTCTCTctaacattccgacattgaaattgttttttccaacgaaacaaataaagacaaaaatagctttgttcgtgatctgtcactgtctcctcaaagctctggtgcacagccacctgttctcagaggctctAGACACAGAGATagttgataaactaacctaacatattttttgctagaactagtagactaccacaaagttgctgaacatatgttatttcaggtttgtttgcaacaatatataagtttaaccaaagttcttagctgctagctagctagcgaacattcccattcactttccatttactgtgctaacgttagctagctagctagctagctcggttaacgggggaaatgaaattattcatttcgtgtccgaaagagtgtttcattggcatcacacacaaacaatgactgtaaaatagtatacaaaattatatgtatatgttattattgcttattcagagaaaagtttatgttttgacacgcctatttaggagtccggaactagtgccatttcgttccattggtgaatcgtcttatcaaagattgttaaggcggagcaagatatttcatcaggagccacttccgggaacccggatcgcacgaggggtcaaaatccccctttatgcagagcagaggcagcgactgctccattgaagtctatgggcatagctcagaatttcaccacatatgctaaggtcttggttctatagagttaggaatgtgaatttcgggcacattttcatgatcctcaaacccttctgaacatttcaggtacatttttagcatttttgagcaatccagtctggagaaaatcaaccttatatcaggtgtgcgtcGGTAAtttctgccgctgctgttggccggttgcaatttacgctcgtcaatacgtcatcgacacgcctctttatgcagacaggattctatccccatttcgcgcccatagacatgaactacgacgaagtatcttgctccgccttaacaatctttggtcttatgattcatcttagttaactatagaatctaggcgaattcccggaagtagaagaatcgacgtaggctggagggaccacctccatagaagcccattcattctaggatttttttgaaataccataacttcatataacatatatcctgtgccgatattgtagcttttgtgtaatccacataaacactacaaaggcaaaacagactccactacctcgtccgtaacgttggttacccttaagaagaagaatggttagcttgttcggttggagggaagctagctttgacgtaatctcttCTTCGCGCcttagggagataaccgtattgtttggataagaagctcagtccaccttactgtctgaCGGTAACTcgtaagcaaaacctagcatacacaaccgtatgttaaggtaaagcattacacagaggcaacctaataataatacaaaaaagtaaacctaattttttttaaaacggcactaatcatttcagaggttttcgatggattgaccgtaggtcggaaaagtggaaagaagattagcttcaaggctataacttttttgttttgttttagcatgactgtttttgaagatgatcatgtatggtagcttcaacattaacacgacttggtgaggatgatattaataataatacataaataaatgtttaactttgatgactttgaaggcgaaggaagtgtgagaagaatttctgtctatcatgagttacaagattcagttcgatggctaacgtcacaaagttaagtgtgagtctgcgcagtactggggggaccaactgaaaaatcgttttatttgactcagtgccctgaaaacgacggagtctgttcgtccatttcttttactgtctatggtcactcccaagggggcaggcgaattcccggaagtagaagaatcgacgtaggctggagggaccacctctctgctaactcccatagaagtccattcattctaggatttttttgaaataccataacttcttataacatatatcctgtgccgatattgtagcttctgtgtaatccacataaacactacaaaggcaaaacaggctccactacctcgtccgtaacgttggttacccgtaagaagaatggttagcttgttggGTTGGAGGAAGCTAGCTTTGGCGTAATCTCTTTTCAGCgttagggagataaccgtattgtttggataagaagctcagtccaccttactgtctatgacggtaactcataagcaaaacctagcatacacgaccttatgttaaggtaaagccaaagatccttgattactagctccgctttaaccctctctggtaaagcattacacagaggcaacctaataataataataacaaag
This window encodes:
- the nsmce1 gene encoding non-structural maintenance of chromosomes element 1 homolog isoform X2; translation: MARPMGDSHRRFLQTMMSNGIIDGSQAKALHKHCCEVAGANYSQDRLDEFIDVINMHLQPMFMHVRKGMSEEDGLQYYALVNLAETDVTRMSSDYADNELELFRKIMDLVAESENGTASSTDILNCGDALLSKKLKKKETEQVLNKFVQNKWLTEKHGEYSLSTRCIMEMEQYMRTLYQDLIKDCHVCHNIAFQTFPIIEQLVLCNQRYSARYSMEIGRGH
- the nsmce1 gene encoding non-structural maintenance of chromosomes element 1 homolog isoform X1; translation: MARPMGDSHRRFLQTMMSNGIIDGSQAKALHKHCCEVAGANYSQDRLDEFIDVINMHLQPMFMHVRKGMSEEDGLQYYALVNLAETDVTRMSSDYADNELELFRKIMDLVAESENGTASSTDILNCGDALLSKKLKKKETEQVLNKFVQNKWLTEKHGEYSLSTRCIMEMEQYMRTLYQDLIKDCHVCHNIAFQCQMCENPDCGIRMHLPCVARYFKGRSDPLCPACNEFWPHEIPEIHRPPASQSQPLSAKENTAPSSTPSTSRARRSSRRL